One region of Chryseobacterium sp. SORGH_AS_0447 genomic DNA includes:
- the fbp gene encoding class 1 fructose-bisphosphatase, which yields MSQQPLQTLGEFLIEKQDDFQYSTGEFSRLLSAIRLASKVVNREVNKAGIVDIAGAAGNQNIQGEEQQKLDVIANEIFITALSQREVVCGIASEENDDFIDIKCGENGHLSKYVVLIDPLDGSSNIDVNVSVGTIFSIFRRVTEPGTPVQLEDFLQKGINQIAAGYIIYGSSTMIVYTTGNGVNGFTLDPSLGTYYLSHPNMTFPRTGKIYSINEGNYIKFPQGVKNYLKYCQMEEGDRPYTSRYIGSLVADFHRNMLKGGIYIYPSYSQAPNGKLRLLYECNPMAFLAEQAGGKATDGFRRILEIEPTELHQRIPFFCGSIDMVERAEEFMRIDSVK from the coding sequence ATGTCACAGCAACCATTACAGACTTTAGGAGAGTTCCTTATCGAGAAGCAGGATGATTTCCAGTACTCCACCGGAGAATTTTCCCGCCTGCTGAGTGCGATAAGGCTGGCTTCTAAAGTGGTAAACAGAGAAGTAAATAAAGCAGGGATCGTAGACATCGCAGGTGCGGCCGGTAACCAAAATATTCAGGGAGAAGAGCAGCAGAAACTGGATGTGATTGCCAATGAAATTTTTATTACGGCTCTGTCTCAGCGTGAGGTTGTCTGCGGAATCGCTTCCGAGGAGAACGATGATTTTATCGATATTAAATGCGGTGAAAACGGTCATTTAAGCAAATATGTTGTGTTGATCGATCCTCTGGATGGTTCTTCAAATATTGATGTGAATGTTTCTGTAGGAACCATTTTCTCCATTTTCAGAAGGGTTACCGAGCCGGGAACGCCGGTACAGCTGGAAGACTTCTTACAGAAAGGGATCAACCAGATTGCAGCAGGATACATCATTTACGGATCATCTACCATGATCGTTTATACGACAGGAAATGGGGTGAATGGATTTACACTGGATCCATCTTTGGGAACCTATTATCTTTCCCATCCGAATATGACCTTTCCAAGAACCGGGAAAATTTATTCGATCAATGAAGGAAACTACATCAAATTTCCTCAGGGTGTAAAAAATTATCTTAAATATTGCCAGATGGAAGAAGGGGACCGGCCGTACACATCAAGATATATCGGTTCGCTGGTTGCCGATTTCCACAGGAATATGCTGAAAGGCGGGATTTATATCTATCCGTCTTATTCACAGGCACCTAACGGTAAGTTGAGATTACTTTACGAATGTAATCCGATGGCTTTCTTAGCCGAGCAGGCGGGTGGAAAAGCAACCGATGGTTTCCGAAGAATCCTGGAGATCGAGCCGACTGAGCTGCACCAAAGAATTCCGTTTTTTTGCGGAAGCATTGACATGGTAGAAAGAGCGGAAGAATTTATGCGAATCGACAGTGTAAAATAA